GATGCTCACGGTCACGGAACATGACTGCCAGCGGCTTTCCGTAGCGGTGTTTGCGCTCGCGCAGCGACTCCACTGCCCGGTGATTCGTTGCATCGCACAGCAGGTGAAAGCCGCCCAATCCCTTGACGGCGATTACGTTTCCCTGAAGTATTTCACGGGCTGCCAGGCGCACAGCATCGGTTTGCGTGGCAAGACACTGGCTTTGCTGGTTCAGGACACGCAGAGTTGGCCCGCAGTGAAAGCAGCTCACTGGTTGCGCATGGTAACGGCGGTCGACGGGATCAGTATATTCCTGTCGGCAGTCATCACACATGGCAAAGGCTGCCATGGAGGTGTTGGGGCGATCATAGGGGATGTTGGCCATGATGGTATATCGCGGTCCGCAGTGGGTGCAGGTGATGAATGGGTACAGGTAGCGTCGATTCCGGGGGTCGAACATCTCCTGCAGGCACTCATGGCAAATGGCGAGATCCGGGCTGATGGATGTCAGGGGCGGCGCTGTTCCGTGACTTGCGTCAATGGTGAATGACTCTGGAAGATTACAGGGTGCTGTTATGGTTGCGGTGAGTGTCTCAATCCTGGAGACTCGCGGAGCTTCAGTGCGGATACGTTCACAGAAGACATTGATGTCATCGTTACTCCCACACACCTGTATTTCCACTCCGGCACTGTTGTTTCTGACAGTGCCGGGCAAATTCATCTGGCGGGCGATTCGATAGACAAAGGGACGAAATCCAACACCCTGGACTATCCCGTTTATTTCGATGTGCCAGTAGAGCTTTTGCTTCGCGCTCACTTGGGTTTGGAGTTCTCTTCAGAGTAATGGTCGTGGAACAGCAAAATATCTTCTGCCTTTACCACGCCAATGGTTGCCTGCTCAATTGCCTGAGCCAGTTTTTTTGACGGGACGTGGGTGCCTCGCTCTATGCCACTGATATGGGCCCTGGAAACACCTATGCTTTTGGCGATATGTTCCTGGGTGAGGTCACGGAAAACCCGGTATTGATAAAGAGGGTGAATAGGTGATTTTTTTGAAGACATGCTCTACACCTGACTGAATGAGGTTAAATGAAACTTATAAACTTGGCGGGGCGGGTGCACAATGTTCAGTATACTGATCGGTATAATATCGTGGCTGTAATGTTATATACTGCCCTGTGGAGTGTCAATGAATTTTCTTAACACTGACTTTTTATGTCCGTGTCACATGGTTTCATTTGTTTGATATTACAGATGCTCCAGAAGGATTTTCACACCGATAGCGATGAGGATCGCCCCGCCCAGACGCTCGATATACTCTTCGCGCACACGACCGAAGCGATTGCCGATGTACACTCCTGCGAAGGAAAACGCAAAGGTGACAAGACCTATGATGAATACAGGAAACCAGATGGAAAGATTCAGCAAGGAGAAACTGACGCCAACAGCAAGGGCATCTATGCTGGTGGCGAAGGAGAGCAACAGGATGCGTCGCAGAGAGTGGGCGCGCTCTTCGCGGGCAATGGGGCAGTGCTGCGCCTCGCTGCCCAGCGAAAAGGACTCATATACCATTTTTGCGCCAACAAAGAGGAGAATGAAAAAGGCAATCCAATGGCCGTAACTGTTGACATAGTCGCGGAAGCCGACACCGGCAACATAGCCTGCCAGCGGCATCAGGGCCTGAAATACCGCGAAACAGAAGGCAACTTTCATGACATGATGTACGCGCAGGTTGCGGATGGTGCACCCGTTGACGATGGATACCGCAAAGGAATCCATGGCCAGCGCTATGGCAATGAGCAGGATCGCATACAAAGCCATCAGGGATGCGCCTCCAGGGTTAAGGTATTCAGACAGGCGTAGCCTGAGCAGACGCCACCTTCGTTGTTGCTGGCCGCTTTGGTGCGCACCAGGTAGCCGATATCCCGGTTGATCAGCGTTGCGGTGCCATCATGGACCATCATGCCATAGCGCCCTGTTTCACTGATGCAAAGTTGATCTTCCGCGTTTCCATCGACAATCAGTCGAGCGGTGTGGGTGTGGGCGTGAATCTTCTCCATAAGCACATGGGCTTGTCTGCGCTTGTCGCTGAGAGCGTCCAGGGCAGGGGGAATATCATCTGCGTAGGTGTTATTCCCACCACCTTCGCGCTGTGGCTTCAGGACATAGTTCTGGGGAAAGCGCCTGACGTGATCTGTGATCGGCACACCCGACGGGTGGATTTCATCAAGGTGGTACATGGCTTTGGTGACCTGAAGCAGAGGTGCGATGGAGGTGGCATCCAGGTAGTTCCGAAGAAATTCGGGCTTTCCCAGTGCGCGCTGCGCAAGTTTTGTTCCCGCCAGGTGGGTAAAGATATCCGGTGTCCTGATGCAGTCGGCAGCTTCCAGCAGTTTGCGGCCATCAATGGCCATCTGGCTGGGATAGTCCTCCGGAGTGTAACCGGAGCGGAAATAGGCCACGGCGACAGGTTTGCCCTGCACAAAAAGGTGGCCATTACGCAGGACGCCCTCGCGGGCTATTTCTGTCAGACTCAGGCGAACTACGGGTACGCTGAGGTGGCTCTCTATGGCGAACTGAATCAGGCGCTGATCAAAGATGTTTCGCTCATGGGGCTGCACGACGAAGAGTATGCAGGGGTCGGGGAGCCCCATTATGGCTAACGCGGCCTGAAAACCACTGCACAGCTCTGCCAGGGGTTCCTGGGGAAGGATAGCCGGCAGGTGTCCGAGTTTCGCCAGGTGAGAGTGCACCTGAGTCGCGCGCTGCATGAGGCCATGAAAGCTTGCCGAAATGGTATTGCACTCCACCAGCTTTGGCCACAGAACACCTTCGTGTTCTTCCACCATAAAGTCATTGCGGAACATATGCAGGCTTGCCGGCTGGGTGGAAGACGCACTGCGGGCTATATCCAGGAGAATTGCCATAAACTCGTCGCCATCAGCAAGGGGAGTATGCATGTCCAGCAGACACTCATGATCCCGTGACAGATTATGGAGCAGCTGGTTGCAGACAGGTGTCAATGTCGTCATGGTGTGCTGCAGGTGCTGACTGATGGTGTAGGGGGAGACACTGAGGGGAGCGTGCCGCAGTGTTGCTTCAGGGGAGAGCTGCAGCAGCCCGTGGATGCATGCATACTCTATGGCCAGGGTATCTTTCTCGTTTATCAATGGTTATCCCTTTCCTGGAGGTTAAGGAGGTTGACCGTACTGCGCAGGGATTCTGGGGATACATGGGTGTATATCTGTGTCATGCGCACATCGGCGTGGCCCAGAAGATTCTGTATTTCAATGAGGTTCGCCTTGCGTCGCACAAGATTCGTGGCAAAGGTGTGACGCAGGACGTGGGCACCTTGCTTCGTACAGCTGAGGGTATCTACTCTCTGCAGCTGGCGCGACACCAGGTGCCATATTGTGCGCGGCGTCATGGGCTGTCCCTGTTTTGTGCAGAAGTAGTATTCCGAAGGAATGGCATCATACCAAGGTGTCCAGTAGGTATCCAGAATTTTTACAAGTTCTGTGGCCATGGGCAGAACCTGCTGCTTACCACCCTTGCGCGTGATGATAAAGGTCTGGGTTCCAGCGGAAACATTACTGCGCTTGAGAGAGCACAGCTCCGATGTTCGCATGCCCGTCATGAGAAACGTGAAAATAATGGAGCGGTTCCGGTCATTGGTGAAATTGCGCTTCAGTGACAGAAGCTGTTGCAGGAACTCCGACTGAGCTTCTGAGTTCACATACTGCGGGAGTTTATCCTGTGGAGACCTGCGGGGAAAAGAGAGTTTCGTGGTTGGATTGGCGTGGGTTATCTCTTCGCGTACCGTAAAGCGGAAGAAGGACTTCAGGGTCGCAAGCACTGTGGAG
This portion of the Desulfurispirillum indicum S5 genome encodes:
- a CDS encoding helix-turn-helix transcriptional regulator, yielding MSSKKSPIHPLYQYRVFRDLTQEHIAKSIGVSRAHISGIERGTHVPSKKLAQAIEQATIGVVKAEDILLFHDHYSEENSKPK
- a CDS encoding manganese efflux pump MntP family protein: MALYAILLIAIALAMDSFAVSIVNGCTIRNLRVHHVMKVAFCFAVFQALMPLAGYVAGVGFRDYVNSYGHWIAFFILLFVGAKMVYESFSLGSEAQHCPIAREERAHSLRRILLLSFATSIDALAVGVSFSLLNLSIWFPVFIIGLVTFAFSFAGVYIGNRFGRVREEYIERLGGAILIAIGVKILLEHL
- a CDS encoding glutathione synthase, translated to MINEKDTLAIEYACIHGLLQLSPEATLRHAPLSVSPYTISQHLQHTMTTLTPVCNQLLHNLSRDHECLLDMHTPLADGDEFMAILLDIARSASSTQPASLHMFRNDFMVEEHEGVLWPKLVECNTISASFHGLMQRATQVHSHLAKLGHLPAILPQEPLAELCSGFQAALAIMGLPDPCILFVVQPHERNIFDQRLIQFAIESHLSVPVVRLSLTEIAREGVLRNGHLFVQGKPVAVAYFRSGYTPEDYPSQMAIDGRKLLEAADCIRTPDIFTHLAGTKLAQRALGKPEFLRNYLDATSIAPLLQVTKAMYHLDEIHPSGVPITDHVRRFPQNYVLKPQREGGGNNTYADDIPPALDALSDKRRQAHVLMEKIHAHTHTARLIVDGNAEDQLCISETGRYGMMVHDGTATLINRDIGYLVRTKAASNNEGGVCSGYACLNTLTLEAHP
- a CDS encoding tyrosine-type recombinase/integrase translates to MNSMQRIIKNFCSYMRMEKGCSPGTISKYSQELGRLAEHLYEQGIHDWQEVTHLELRAYLYQRAGNLSKHTFSTVLATLKSFFRFTVREEITHANPTTKLSFPRRSPQDKLPQYVNSEAQSEFLQQLLSLKRNFTNDRNRSIIFTFLMTGMRTSELCSLKRSNVSAGTQTFIITRKGGKQQVLPMATELVKILDTYWTPWYDAIPSEYYFCTKQGQPMTPRTIWHLVSRQLQRVDTLSCTKQGAHVLRHTFATNLVRRKANLIEIQNLLGHADVRMTQIYTHVSPESLRSTVNLLNLQERDNH